Proteins encoded together in one Desulfosporosinus meridiei DSM 13257 window:
- a CDS encoding DUF3786 domain-containing protein, with the protein MESNYRVVYDKFWQDIKKRDPKEITAARALSYSSYTRQFVVMFFNEEYIVDSAKETIWRKADGYVPDVVATIIILNYLAYAQPLPESAPNWVSIKEIPGGMIFYSAFHKTAISVLIEAFGHQTSRLMTAARSLGGQAGPFGDASVVFRAFPEIPLCVIVWQGDEEVRANATILYDPSIELMLRSAISIDLGIYLAGQLKRLAVEAL; encoded by the coding sequence ATGGAATCCAATTACCGTGTTGTTTATGATAAATTTTGGCAGGATATTAAGAAACGCGATCCTAAAGAGATAACGGCGGCACGCGCTCTTTCGTACAGTAGCTATACCCGTCAGTTTGTTGTGATGTTTTTTAACGAGGAATATATCGTGGACAGCGCAAAGGAGACAATCTGGCGGAAAGCAGACGGATATGTTCCCGATGTGGTGGCTACAATCATTATCCTCAATTACTTAGCCTATGCGCAGCCGTTGCCGGAATCAGCCCCAAACTGGGTGAGCATTAAAGAAATACCGGGTGGAATGATATTTTATTCCGCGTTTCATAAAACGGCTATCTCAGTGCTGATCGAAGCATTCGGACATCAGACCAGCCGGTTAATGACGGCTGCACGCTCTTTGGGCGGTCAAGCCGGTCCCTTCGGTGATGCGTCCGTGGTTTTCAGGGCATTTCCTGAAATTCCTTTGTGTGTGATAGTTTGGCAAGGGGATGAAGAAGTTAGGGCCAATGCCACCATTCTTTATGATCCTTCCATAGAGCTTATGCTGCGCAGCGCGATCAGTATCGATCTTGGCATATACCTTGCGGGTCAGCTGAAGAGGCTGGCCGTCGAAGCATTATGA